The following are encoded together in the Erpetoichthys calabaricus chromosome 16, fErpCal1.3, whole genome shotgun sequence genome:
- the isoc2 gene encoding isochorismatase domain-containing protein 2, which translates to MSAPSKIGRLSMRGTVLLLCDMQEKFRPNIVHFGEIVSNAARLLQAFRILGLPHLATEQYPRGLGPTVPELGAQGVPTFSKTTFSMLTPEVEAELSRVPDLKRAILCGIEAQACIACTALDLMERGLQVHLVADACSSRTQVDQMIAMTMLKQNGAFLTTVEGAMLQLVRDAAHPNFKEIQQLITKPSADTGLLSFFQSPLSG; encoded by the exons ATGTCTGCTCCATCAAAGATTGGAAGACTTTCGATGCGGGGTACCGTCCTCCTTCTCTGTGATATGCAGGAGAAGTTCCGCCCAAACATTGTCCACTTTGGAGAGATTGTGTCCAACGCAGCGAGGCTTCTGCAG GCTTTTCGAATACTGGGGCTTCCTCATCTAGCAACTGAACAGTACCCTCGAGGTCTTGGTCCAACCGTGCCTGAGCTTGGGGCACAAGGCGTTCCGACTTTCTCCAAGACCACTTTCTCAATGTTGACTCCTGAGGTTGAAGCAGAGTTGAGCCGTGTTCCAGATCTCAAAAGAGCAATCCTGTGTGGAATCGAGGCCCAGGCGTGCATTGCG TGTACAGCGCTTGACCTGATGGAGAGAGGCTTGCAAGTCCATCTGGTGGCAGACGCCTGTTCCTCACGAAC TCAGGTGGACCAGATGATCGCCATGACCATGCTGAAACAGAACGGAGCCTTTCTCACCACAGTCGAGGGTGCCATGCTGCAGCTCGTGCGGGACGCGGCTCACCCCAATTTTAAAGAG ATTCAGCAGCTGATCACTAAGCCTTCGGCGGACACTGGCCTTCTCTCATTTTTTCAGAGCCCCCTGTCTGGATGA